In Segatella copri, the DNA window TCACTACTTTCCAATCCTGTGCCCCAGCCAGCAAGCTGAATGCCAGAAAGATGGACAGGATATTACAGCGCAGCATAAGTCAATACAAAATCCATAGTTAACTCGAAATCTACATGCGCCGTCTTTCTGCTCTTGAGATTCTCCACATCACACGACCAGTCTGCCATCGTATCAAACGGCTTCACCCGCATATCCTCAAACATCAGTTTTTCTTCAGAGAATAACTTGAAGACCGTTTCCTTGGCACACCAATGCACCAGCTTGGCATCCAGATCTTCCGCCTTCTCATCCTTGCGCAGGAATTTGGATGCGATGCGCTCTACCCTATCGCTGAAGTATTCGATATCCACCGCCACTTCCTGATTTTTGGAAAGGATAAGCGCAGCGTAACCCTTGGTATGCGAAACGCTGATATGATAACCACGGAACAATGGCTTGCCAGCCTCGTTGTGGGTAATGTCACCCGCATGAGAAA includes these proteins:
- a CDS encoding 4'-phosphopantetheinyl transferase superfamily protein, which produces MAVVNIREVYPGVSLGLWQMDETVEQLFGQYPHLQAYRSQVEEKYKNDGRKLEFLAIRALMYEMLKTNGASKGLLSHAGDITHNEAGKPLFRGYHISVSHTKGYAALILSKNQEVAVDIEYFSDRVERIASKFLRKDEKAEDLDAKLVHWCAKETVFKLFSEEKLMFEDMRVKPFDTMADWSCDVENLKSRKTAHVDFELTMDFVLTYAAL